A region of Jonquetella anthropi DSM 22815 DNA encodes the following proteins:
- a CDS encoding metal ABC transporter permease → MLEVLWTLMATAAACSVLGPFLVLRGLSMTADALSHSVLLGIVVAFMFVGDLESVWLIIGAAAFGLLTVLLVELLSEKRLVKRDDALGIVFPMFFAAAVILITKLFRNVHLDVDIVLMGNPLFAPFIRLWGLPKSMVLMLIMLAVNGAFIACNYRALKYVAFDPEFSVMQGIPAKWLYRAFMALTSITCVLAFDSVGAILVVSLFVAPAAAACALTKDLKSTLLVSVLFGIVNSALGYFMGVRWNVSISGMSNVFGLLTCLLVVLLQKRGAVRSLLERARNRRQFSEDLILIHIHHHKRNRIELGFSSIHQHLNWSDAVADRRIQKLIGLGLVCRDEGRGLYALTAQGLARVRSLLSSRPTE, encoded by the coding sequence ATGCTTGAAGTCCTCTGGACGCTGATGGCGACGGCGGCGGCCTGTAGCGTGCTGGGGCCGTTCCTCGTCCTTCGGGGGCTTTCGATGACCGCGGACGCCCTCTCTCACTCGGTTCTGCTGGGCATCGTGGTCGCCTTCATGTTCGTAGGCGATCTCGAATCGGTCTGGCTGATCATCGGCGCCGCCGCGTTCGGGCTTCTCACCGTCCTGTTGGTGGAGCTGCTTTCTGAAAAACGGCTGGTCAAGCGGGACGACGCGCTGGGGATCGTCTTCCCGATGTTTTTTGCCGCCGCTGTGATCCTGATCACCAAACTGTTCCGAAACGTCCACCTGGACGTGGACATCGTCCTGATGGGCAACCCGCTGTTCGCGCCGTTTATTCGGCTCTGGGGACTTCCCAAGTCGATGGTTCTCATGCTGATCATGCTGGCCGTCAACGGGGCGTTCATCGCCTGCAATTATCGGGCGCTGAAGTACGTCGCCTTTGACCCGGAGTTCTCGGTCATGCAGGGCATACCGGCTAAATGGCTGTATCGGGCGTTCATGGCCCTCACGTCGATTACCTGCGTGCTGGCGTTTGACAGCGTGGGCGCCATTCTGGTCGTCTCGCTGTTCGTCGCGCCCGCGGCAGCGGCCTGCGCGCTCACCAAAGACTTGAAGTCCACCCTGTTGGTCAGCGTCCTGTTCGGAATCGTGAACAGCGCGCTCGGGTACTTTATGGGCGTTCGGTGGAACGTGTCCATCTCGGGCATGAGCAACGTGTTTGGCCTGCTGACCTGCCTGCTGGTCGTCCTGCTACAGAAACGCGGCGCCGTTCGGAGTCTGTTGGAGCGGGCACGAAACCGCCGGCAGTTCTCCGAAGATCTGATATTGATTCACATTCACCACCACAAGCGCAACCGAATCGAGCTCGGTTTTTCGTCCATCCACCAGCACTTGAACTGGTCAGACGCGGTGGCGGACCGAAGGATTCAGAAACTGATCGGCCTCGGGCTCGTCTGCCGGGACGAGGGGCGAGGCCTCTACGCCCTGACGGCTCAGGGGCTCGCTCGGGTCCGGAGTCTCTTGAGCAGCCGGCCGACGGAGTAA
- a CDS encoding metal ABC transporter solute-binding protein, Zn/Mn family: MKALKRLSAVAFAACALVLSANLATFAGTASDGKLKVTVTTTFLQDMVKVLAPEATEVQLIIPAGEDPHTYEAKPEDNVKLAGADLILYHGLHFEGKMIDLLKAVHGVAVSQNFDPKSVRTMTDNGMEVVDPHFWFDTDLYKLAVKEAAAALIDKLPGEKEKIEANLAAYLVQLDDLDKYVRDEIQSIPEGRRILVTPHDAFNYFSRRYGIEVRAPQGVSTDAELSNRDMAETADFIVSHQVKAIFAESTTDPARMEKLKESCAARGFTVKVVRGEGQELFSDSLAPAGQKGDTYIEMVKANADLIASNLR, translated from the coding sequence ATGAAGGCTTTGAAGAGATTGAGCGCGGTCGCTTTTGCCGCCTGTGCGCTGGTATTGTCGGCGAATTTGGCCACCTTCGCGGGGACCGCTTCAGACGGAAAGCTGAAGGTCACTGTGACGACCACGTTTTTACAGGATATGGTGAAGGTGCTAGCCCCGGAGGCAACGGAAGTCCAGCTGATTATCCCCGCCGGGGAAGACCCTCATACCTACGAGGCTAAGCCGGAGGACAACGTCAAGTTGGCCGGAGCCGATCTGATCCTCTATCACGGGCTTCACTTTGAAGGGAAGATGATCGACCTGCTGAAGGCGGTGCACGGCGTGGCTGTCTCCCAAAACTTTGACCCCAAGTCAGTTCGGACCATGACGGATAACGGCATGGAAGTCGTCGACCCGCACTTTTGGTTCGACACCGACCTGTACAAGCTGGCCGTCAAAGAGGCGGCTGCGGCGCTGATCGACAAGCTGCCCGGCGAGAAGGAAAAGATCGAAGCGAATTTGGCCGCGTACCTCGTTCAGCTGGACGACTTGGACAAGTACGTTCGGGACGAGATTCAGTCGATTCCAGAAGGACGGCGGATCCTCGTGACGCCTCACGACGCGTTCAACTATTTTTCGCGCCGGTACGGCATCGAAGTTCGGGCCCCTCAGGGCGTGAGCACCGACGCCGAACTTTCCAACCGCGACATGGCCGAGACGGCGGACTTCATCGTCTCCCATCAGGTCAAGGCGATATTCGCCGAGTCGACGACCGATCCGGCCCGTATGGAAAAGCTGAAAGAGTCGTGCGCGGCCCGCGGCTTTACCGTGAAGGTTGTTCGGGGCGAAGGGCAGGAGCTGTTCAGCGACTCGCTGGCGCCGGCCGGACAGAAGGGCGACACCTACATCGAAATGGTGAAGGCCAACGCTGACCTGATCGCTTCCAACCTCAGGTAA
- a CDS encoding heavy metal translocating P-type ATPase, which produces MLEKLDALLSSIPATAVSGVFLLMSFILPRAGVVLPVDPAWGAVLISGLPLVYLAVWWVVHNRGISKISSALLITMAMLAAIAVGDLFAAGEVVFIMALGEILENMATARAQRGLKKLIELRPSRGRRVRDGEEELIPAEEIRSGDVLRVKPGEMIPTDGVVLSGETSVDQSVMTGESLPVDKGVGDQVFCGTVNQFGSVDMKATKVGADSSLAQLIRLVETAGEKEARTQRLADLWASWLVPAILIVALATWAFTGEMVRAVTVLVVFCPCALVLATPTAMVAAIGHAAKHGVIVKSGEALEKMGRVTTIAFDKTGTLTYGRLAVRAVTPRAGTGEQELLTLAAGAELRSEHPLARAVVSEAKSRGIAVPEPSSFQMDAGRGVRAEVDGQAVLCGSEKYLLEKGVAVESQLSSALEDARARGEATLLVASGGLCVGVITLSDILNPAAKETVSRLAAMNIRTVLLTGDHRKAAEHFARETGISEAYAELLPAEKVEKIERLQDEGGKVCMVGDGVNDAPALKAASVGLAMGKGGSALAVEAADIALMTDDISKIPYLKNLAVAAVRTIQFGIGLSMSINFAAVVLSILGKLTPTTGALVHNAGSCLVVLIAALLYDRKID; this is translated from the coding sequence ATGCTTGAAAAACTTGACGCGCTGCTGTCCAGCATACCGGCGACGGCCGTCAGCGGAGTCTTTCTGCTGATGAGCTTTATTCTGCCGCGGGCCGGCGTCGTTTTGCCGGTCGATCCGGCGTGGGGGGCTGTCCTCATCAGCGGCCTGCCGCTGGTCTATTTGGCGGTTTGGTGGGTCGTTCACAACCGAGGAATCAGCAAGATTTCGTCGGCTCTGCTGATCACCATGGCGATGCTGGCGGCGATTGCGGTGGGCGATTTGTTCGCCGCCGGCGAAGTGGTCTTCATCATGGCGCTGGGCGAGATTTTGGAGAACATGGCGACGGCGCGGGCTCAGCGAGGGCTGAAAAAGTTGATCGAACTCCGGCCGAGCCGCGGACGGCGGGTTCGGGACGGCGAAGAGGAGCTGATTCCTGCGGAGGAAATTCGCTCCGGCGACGTGCTTCGGGTCAAGCCCGGCGAGATGATCCCGACCGACGGCGTGGTTCTGTCGGGCGAAACGTCGGTCGACCAGTCGGTGATGACCGGCGAGTCGCTGCCGGTTGACAAGGGCGTCGGGGATCAGGTGTTCTGCGGCACGGTGAACCAGTTCGGTTCGGTCGACATGAAGGCGACAAAGGTCGGCGCCGACAGCTCGCTGGCCCAGTTGATTCGGCTGGTGGAGACCGCAGGAGAAAAGGAGGCGCGGACTCAGCGGCTCGCCGACCTGTGGGCAAGCTGGCTTGTCCCGGCGATCCTGATCGTCGCCTTGGCGACTTGGGCATTTACCGGCGAGATGGTGCGGGCCGTGACCGTTTTGGTGGTCTTCTGTCCCTGCGCCCTCGTATTGGCGACGCCGACGGCGATGGTAGCAGCTATCGGACACGCGGCCAAGCATGGCGTGATCGTCAAGTCCGGCGAGGCGCTCGAGAAAATGGGCCGCGTGACGACGATCGCTTTTGACAAGACTGGGACTCTGACGTACGGGCGCTTGGCCGTCCGGGCCGTGACGCCCCGCGCCGGGACGGGCGAGCAGGAGCTTCTGACCTTGGCGGCCGGAGCGGAGCTGAGAAGCGAGCACCCGCTGGCGCGGGCCGTCGTCAGCGAGGCAAAAAGCCGGGGAATTGCCGTCCCGGAGCCTTCGTCCTTTCAGATGGACGCGGGCCGAGGAGTTCGCGCAGAGGTCGACGGTCAGGCTGTTCTCTGCGGCAGTGAAAAATACCTGTTGGAAAAAGGCGTTGCCGTCGAAAGTCAGTTGAGCTCCGCGCTGGAGGACGCCCGGGCGCGCGGCGAAGCGACACTTTTGGTCGCCTCCGGCGGACTGTGCGTCGGCGTCATCACCCTGTCCGACATCTTAAACCCAGCGGCAAAAGAAACGGTGAGCCGGTTGGCGGCGATGAATATCCGAACGGTCCTGCTGACTGGCGATCACCGGAAGGCGGCGGAACACTTCGCCCGCGAAACGGGGATCAGCGAAGCGTACGCCGAACTTTTGCCGGCAGAGAAGGTAGAAAAGATCGAGCGCTTGCAGGACGAAGGCGGAAAAGTCTGTATGGTCGGCGACGGCGTGAACGACGCGCCGGCTTTGAAGGCAGCGAGCGTCGGCCTCGCGATGGGAAAGGGCGGAAGCGCCTTGGCGGTCGAAGCGGCGGACATCGCGCTGATGACCGACGATATCTCAAAAATACCGTACCTGAAAAACTTGGCCGTCGCGGCGGTACGGACGATTCAGTTCGGCATCGGCCTGTCGATGAGCATTAATTTTGCCGCGGTCGTCCTTTCGATTCTGGGCAAGCTGACGCCCACGACGGGGGCTTTGGTGCATAACGCCGGATCGTGCCTTGTGGTGCTGATCGCGGCTCTGCTGTACGACCGCAAAATCGATTAG
- a CDS encoding aldo/keto reductase: MRHSRRREPDRRKDEKRRRHRLRHSGVLFQAAGPGRSLASWAMRWVLRLDNVQTVLSGMSDLSQVEENLKTFDECAPLTDEERRLTEQAAKIERDELTVACTECRYCCPNCPAELDIPALIRSYNEAKIGGAWRLRKLMDLPADKRPSACVGCGSCTAHCPQSFGIPSYMSEMAEMMRPFEKPAANQP; encoded by the coding sequence GTGCGTCATTCCCGACGACGCGAACCCGATCGCCGAAAAGATGAAAAACGCCGACGCCATCGCCTTCGCCACTCCGGTGTACTATTTCAAGCCGCTGGGCCGGGGCGAAGCCTCGCGTCTTGGGCCATGCGTTGGGTTCTCAGGCTGGATAACGTCCAAACCGTCCTCAGCGGCATGAGCGACTTGAGTCAAGTCGAGGAAAACCTGAAGACGTTTGACGAGTGCGCCCCGCTGACGGACGAGGAACGCCGCCTGACCGAACAGGCCGCAAAAATAGAGCGGGACGAGCTGACCGTCGCCTGTACCGAATGTCGGTACTGCTGCCCCAACTGCCCGGCTGAGCTGGATATTCCTGCCCTAATTCGGTCGTACAACGAGGCGAAAATTGGCGGCGCTTGGCGGCTGCGCAAGCTGATGGACCTGCCGGCAGACAAACGGCCGAGCGCCTGCGTGGGCTGCGGCTCCTGCACAGCCCACTGTCCTCAGAGCTTTGGTATTCCCTCGTACATGAGCGAGATGGCCGAAATGATGAGGCCGTTTGAAAAACCTGCTGCCAACCAACCGTAA
- a CDS encoding metal ABC transporter permease → MLELLCSYDFLVVAAGTMILAATSAVAGCLCVYKGQSLLGDAIGHSSYPGIVLAFICFATRNPLLLTVGAALAGAVAYKIIQVLARYGHVGLDASLAIVLTGFFGLGMALKTYVQGNPAYAKASQAGLKNYIFGSAAFMMKEDVVVIAVFSLLAIVLFELFRKELVTGIFDPSFAGAISLRAGLLDGILLVIMISLIALGLKCVGAVLISSLLVIPCICANQHSRKLDVILKIAAATGALSAFVGTLVSTAVRGVSTGPAIIICMGLAAFVSMVFGRWGLLRRWRQKAELRSCLKSSGR, encoded by the coding sequence ATGCTTGAGCTGCTTTGTTCCTACGACTTTTTGGTCGTGGCGGCCGGGACGATGATCCTCGCCGCGACGTCCGCCGTGGCCGGCTGCCTGTGCGTCTACAAAGGGCAGAGCCTGCTCGGCGACGCGATTGGACATTCGTCCTACCCGGGAATTGTCCTAGCGTTTATCTGCTTTGCGACCCGGAACCCACTCCTTCTCACCGTCGGAGCGGCGTTGGCCGGCGCGGTCGCTTACAAGATAATTCAAGTGCTAGCTCGGTACGGGCACGTTGGGCTGGACGCGTCTCTGGCCATCGTCCTGACCGGCTTTTTCGGGCTGGGAATGGCGCTGAAAACGTACGTTCAGGGGAATCCAGCCTATGCGAAAGCGTCGCAGGCCGGCCTGAAGAACTACATTTTCGGGTCCGCCGCGTTCATGATGAAAGAGGACGTCGTCGTCATCGCTGTCTTCTCTCTGCTGGCAATTGTTTTGTTTGAACTGTTCCGCAAGGAGCTGGTGACCGGCATTTTCGACCCGTCGTTCGCCGGCGCGATCAGCCTTCGGGCCGGGCTTCTCGACGGGATTCTCCTCGTGATCATGATCTCCCTGATCGCCTTGGGGCTGAAGTGCGTCGGCGCCGTCCTGATCTCGTCGCTGTTGGTTATCCCCTGCATCTGCGCGAATCAGCACAGCCGGAAGCTCGACGTCATTTTAAAAATTGCCGCCGCGACAGGGGCGCTCAGCGCCTTCGTCGGGACCTTAGTCAGTACGGCCGTCCGAGGAGTATCGACCGGGCCGGCGATAATCATCTGCATGGGGCTGGCGGCCTTCGTCTCCATGGTCTTCGGACGCTGGGGACTGTTGCGCCGCTGGCGGCAGAAAGCGGAGCTTCGATCATGCTTGAAGTCCTCTGGACGCTGA
- a CDS encoding TetR/AcrR family transcriptional regulator, with amino-acid sequence MDRRQQKTRAAIFKAFGALLSKKSYNKITVQEIIDGANIGRTTFYSHFETKDDLLKALCGELFGHILFSALDCSHTHGAEAAGEPRSVFCHLLCHLRENDHNILGLLSCENSDLFLRYFKDSLNELVQTQCLNSYQDQFPKIPRDFLINHVSGSFVEMVLWWLRGGMKQSPEELDQYFRAVLNFPQ; translated from the coding sequence ATGGACCGGCGGCAGCAGAAAACACGGGCGGCGATATTCAAGGCCTTCGGCGCGCTTTTGTCGAAGAAAAGCTACAACAAGATCACGGTGCAGGAGATCATCGACGGGGCGAACATCGGGCGGACCACGTTTTACTCGCACTTTGAGACAAAAGACGACCTGCTCAAGGCGCTCTGCGGGGAGCTTTTCGGGCATATTCTTTTCAGCGCGCTGGACTGCTCTCACACTCACGGAGCCGAAGCGGCCGGAGAGCCGCGGTCAGTCTTCTGTCACCTGCTCTGTCACCTGCGAGAAAACGACCATAACATTCTGGGCCTACTCTCCTGCGAGAACAGCGATCTTTTTCTTCGGTACTTTAAAGACAGTCTGAACGAGCTGGTTCAGACCCAATGTCTCAACTCCTATCAGGACCAATTTCCAAAAATTCCGAGGGATTTTTTAATCAACCACGTCTCCGGAAGTTTTGTTGAAATGGTCCTCTGGTGGCTCCGCGGCGGCATGAAACAGTCACCGGAAGAGCTGGATCAGTACTTCAGAGCCGTCCTTAACTTCCCGCAATAA
- a CDS encoding iron-containing alcohol dehydrogenase: MLGNFTYCNPTRLYFGEDALSNLGGELDKYGPRILLTYGSSSAKKSGLYDQILAILKDRKKEVFEVPGVMPNPTVEKLYEGCRVAKENDVNLILAVGGGSVCDYAKAVSVSAWCGEDPWEKFFLRMEEPENRIIPVGCVLTMVGTGSEMNGGSVITNPAQKLKIGHVFGEGVFPRFSIMNPKLTLTLPRRQMVAGFYDIMNHITEQYFSGTDDCTSDYLMEGLMKSLIHSSRQAVKDPTDYEARSNIMWTATWALNTLVAQGKTTDWMVHMIGQSVGAYTDATHGMTLAAVSMAYYRHICPFGLPKFRRFAVNVWGVDPAGKTDEDVATEGLNRMEAWMNELGLVMNLRDLGVTEEMFEGIAKGAFILDGGYKTLTRGEIIDILKESFR; this comes from the coding sequence ATGTTAGGAAACTTCACCTACTGCAACCCCACGCGCCTGTACTTCGGCGAGGACGCCCTGAGCAACTTGGGCGGAGAGCTCGATAAGTACGGCCCAAGGATCCTGCTGACCTACGGCAGTAGCTCGGCCAAAAAATCTGGCCTGTACGATCAGATCTTGGCGATCCTGAAAGACCGAAAGAAAGAAGTCTTCGAGGTGCCGGGCGTCATGCCCAACCCGACGGTTGAAAAGCTGTACGAGGGCTGCAGGGTCGCAAAAGAGAACGACGTGAACCTCATCTTGGCCGTCGGCGGCGGATCGGTCTGCGACTACGCGAAGGCCGTATCGGTTTCCGCTTGGTGCGGCGAAGACCCGTGGGAGAAATTTTTCCTGCGAATGGAAGAGCCGGAGAACCGAATCATCCCGGTGGGCTGCGTGCTGACCATGGTGGGAACCGGCTCGGAAATGAACGGCGGCTCAGTCATCACCAACCCAGCGCAGAAGCTCAAAATCGGCCACGTGTTCGGCGAGGGCGTTTTCCCTCGGTTCTCCATCATGAACCCCAAGCTCACGCTCACCCTGCCCCGCCGTCAAATGGTCGCTGGGTTCTACGACATCATGAACCACATCACCGAACAGTACTTCTCCGGCACCGACGACTGCACGTCCGACTACCTGATGGAAGGGCTGATGAAGTCGCTGATTCACAGCAGCCGTCAGGCCGTGAAGGATCCGACCGACTACGAAGCCCGAAGCAACATCATGTGGACGGCCACCTGGGCCCTGAACACGCTCGTCGCTCAGGGCAAAACGACCGATTGGATGGTCCATATGATCGGCCAGTCGGTCGGCGCGTACACCGACGCCACCCACGGCATGACGCTTGCCGCCGTTTCGATGGCGTACTACCGGCACATCTGCCCGTTCGGCCTGCCGAAGTTCCGCCGGTTCGCCGTCAACGTCTGGGGAGTTGACCCGGCAGGCAAGACCGACGAAGATGTTGCCACCGAGGGCCTGAACCGCATGGAAGCGTGGATGAACGAGCTAGGACTGGTCATGAACCTCCGGGATCTGGGCGTCACCGAGGAAATGTTTGAGGGCATCGCCAAGGGCGCGTTTATTCTGGACGGAGGATACAAAACGCTGACGCGCGGGGAAATCATTGACATACTCAAGGAGTCGTTCCGCTGA
- a CDS encoding HAD family hydrolase, which translates to MIYSSGRRAETDVSEGGRPTLQEKWTLEREKKGSQPVLAICYDFDKTLSPDNMQAQGYIQSVGFDLAERFWQESNRTAQENDMDTNLAYMYKMQREARGKVLFTREKLIEYGRKVKFFRGVPSWFGRINAYGSKRGVCVEHYIISSGLKEMIEGTKIARDGVFKKIYASSFMYDDEGVALWPAQAVNYTNKTQFLFRISKGVLDVNDPGVNDHFAAEDLRVPFRNIAYIGDSDTDIPCMKLVNSYGGHAIGVYPPDAGPSKVYGLMNDDRIRYFAPADYSEGKKIDRIVKAIIDKTAAFEVLEALHVSDAQAAAVQPRAD; encoded by the coding sequence ATGATTTACTCAAGCGGCCGGCGGGCCGAAACAGACGTGAGCGAAGGGGGCAGACCAACCTTGCAGGAAAAGTGGACGCTCGAGCGGGAGAAAAAGGGAAGTCAGCCGGTTCTTGCCATCTGCTACGACTTTGACAAAACGTTGTCGCCTGACAACATGCAGGCTCAGGGGTACATTCAGTCGGTCGGTTTTGACTTGGCCGAACGGTTTTGGCAGGAGTCCAATAGGACGGCGCAGGAAAACGACATGGACACCAACTTGGCGTACATGTACAAGATGCAGCGGGAGGCGCGCGGCAAGGTGCTGTTCACCCGGGAGAAGCTGATCGAGTACGGCCGAAAGGTGAAGTTTTTCCGCGGCGTTCCCAGCTGGTTTGGCCGAATCAACGCGTACGGCAGTAAACGCGGCGTCTGCGTGGAGCACTACATCATCTCTTCGGGACTGAAGGAGATGATCGAGGGGACGAAGATCGCCAGGGACGGCGTCTTCAAGAAGATTTACGCCAGCTCGTTCATGTACGACGATGAGGGCGTGGCCCTGTGGCCCGCTCAGGCGGTCAACTACACCAATAAAACCCAGTTCCTCTTCCGAATTTCCAAAGGCGTGCTGGACGTGAACGATCCGGGCGTGAACGACCATTTCGCCGCCGAGGACCTGCGGGTTCCCTTTCGGAATATCGCCTACATCGGCGACAGCGACACGGATATTCCCTGCATGAAGCTGGTCAACTCCTACGGCGGTCACGCGATTGGGGTGTACCCGCCCGACGCTGGGCCGTCGAAGGTCTACGGCCTGATGAACGACGACCGGATCCGGTATTTTGCGCCGGCTGACTACAGCGAGGGCAAAAAGATAGACCGAATCGTGAAGGCTATCATCGACAAAACAGCCGCGTTCGAGGTTTTAGAGGCCCTGCACGTTTCAGACGCCCAGGCGGCCGCCGTTCAGCCCCGAGCGGACTGA
- a CDS encoding LysE family transporter: MFNWYAFWVYVIVTAVSPGPNNLLSMSNGSQKGLVRALPFNFGIGAGLTVVMIGCAVFCSVLTSVLPKIQLVMRFIGAAYMLYLAWTTFVGDGKMDAEGAAGGFLSGLLLQFVNPKIFVYGIVSLQVYILPTYAGRPWALLGFAALLSAVGFAFTVLWAAFGSAFRRLFAAHAKAVNAVMSLLMIYCAVSLFF, from the coding sequence ATGTTCAACTGGTACGCGTTTTGGGTTTACGTGATCGTCACGGCGGTTTCTCCGGGGCCCAATAACCTGCTGTCCATGTCCAACGGCAGTCAGAAAGGGCTGGTCCGCGCCCTGCCGTTTAACTTCGGCATTGGGGCCGGGCTGACCGTCGTGATGATCGGCTGCGCCGTCTTCTGCAGCGTCCTCACGTCGGTACTTCCAAAAATCCAACTGGTTATGCGGTTCATCGGCGCGGCGTATATGCTGTACCTCGCTTGGACGACTTTTGTCGGCGACGGGAAAATGGACGCGGAGGGCGCTGCGGGCGGCTTCCTGTCCGGCCTACTTCTCCAGTTCGTGAATCCCAAAATCTTCGTCTACGGGATCGTGTCGCTGCAGGTCTACATTCTGCCGACCTATGCCGGCCGGCCTTGGGCGCTTTTGGGCTTCGCGGCCCTGCTTTCGGCCGTCGGGTTCGCGTTTACCGTCCTGTGGGCGGCGTTCGGCTCGGCGTTCAGGCGGCTTTTTGCCGCTCACGCCAAGGCGGTCAACGCCGTGATGTCCCTTCTCATGATCTACTGCGCCGTTTCTCTGTTCTTTTAA
- a CDS encoding methyltransferase domain-containing protein — protein sequence MPLTNEGIREAVRSFYRGLAENRLTIEGDPLALALSLGYNEDELRQLPEGTNIGLSCGNPLEKVTLAPGETLLDLGSGTGVDCFLARLRFPKAGTIYGLDQDDVMIRRASQAAAKKGFQGVEFRQGDLTAFPFPDGSIDKIISNCVINLVPEKDLVYREIFRVLRPGGSAFISDISLKRPLPASMSDNPRLHGTUVGGAILVEDLQEIIRQAGFRDFSVLTAEVTDQYADKWGFGMTIKEWIQSTIILGRKPMEKA from the coding sequence ATGCCTTTGACGAACGAGGGGATCCGGGAGGCGGTCCGGTCGTTTTATCGGGGACTGGCCGAAAACCGGCTGACGATTGAGGGGGATCCGCTCGCCCTCGCCCTTTCTCTTGGGTACAACGAGGACGAGCTTCGCCAGCTGCCGGAGGGGACGAACATCGGACTTTCCTGTGGCAACCCGCTTGAAAAGGTGACGCTGGCTCCGGGGGAGACGCTGCTCGACTTGGGGTCTGGAACCGGTGTGGACTGCTTCTTAGCCCGGCTGCGCTTTCCCAAGGCCGGGACGATTTACGGGCTGGATCAGGACGACGTGATGATCCGGCGGGCCTCTCAGGCGGCGGCGAAAAAAGGCTTTCAGGGCGTCGAGTTTCGGCAGGGCGACTTGACGGCGTTCCCGTTCCCCGACGGGTCGATCGACAAGATCATCTCCAACTGCGTCATCAATCTGGTGCCTGAAAAAGACTTGGTCTACCGGGAAATCTTTCGGGTTCTCCGGCCCGGCGGGAGCGCCTTCATTTCCGATATCTCGCTGAAACGGCCGCTGCCGGCCTCGATGTCCGATAATCCGCGGCTGCACGGCACGTGAGTGGGCGGCGCGATCCTCGTGGAGGATCTTCAAGAAATTATCCGCCAAGCGGGCTTCCGCGATTTCAGCGTCCTGACGGCCGAGGTGACCGACCAGTACGCGGACAAGTGGGGATTCGGCATGACGATCAAGGAGTGGATCCAGTCAACCATCATCCTTGGCCGCAAGCCGATGGAAAAAGCCTGA
- a CDS encoding metal ABC transporter ATP-binding protein — protein MNIIHVEDLTASYGDKPVLWDVDVDVERNSVTAIVGPNGAGKSTLMKCILGFVRPLAGKILIDGKTLPEVRRRIAYVPQKSSVNWDFPITVQDVILMGRYPHLGWIRRPRAIDRQAAYDAMEEMEMTAYRDRQISQLSGGQKQRVFIARALCQDADLLMMDEPLAGVDQTSEKIIMKKVRQLQGEGKTIVCIHHDLNTLREYFDHIVLINRHVIAQGPIAQALTERSLNQTYQEANYNA, from the coding sequence ATGAACATTATCCATGTGGAGGACTTGACCGCATCATACGGCGACAAGCCGGTTCTCTGGGACGTGGATGTGGACGTTGAGCGCAATTCGGTCACCGCGATTGTCGGGCCGAACGGGGCGGGGAAGTCGACGCTGATGAAATGCATCTTGGGCTTTGTGCGGCCGCTGGCAGGGAAGATCCTCATCGACGGGAAGACCCTGCCGGAGGTTCGCCGCCGTATCGCCTACGTGCCGCAGAAGTCGAGCGTCAACTGGGATTTCCCGATTACCGTGCAGGACGTCATCCTGATGGGGCGGTATCCTCACCTTGGGTGGATCAGGCGTCCTCGGGCCATCGACCGACAGGCCGCCTACGACGCGATGGAAGAAATGGAAATGACCGCCTACCGGGACAGACAGATCTCTCAACTGTCCGGCGGCCAGAAACAGCGCGTCTTTATCGCCCGAGCGCTCTGCCAAGACGCCGATCTGCTCATGATGGACGAGCCGCTGGCGGGCGTGGACCAGACCAGCGAGAAAATCATCATGAAGAAGGTTCGGCAGCTTCAGGGCGAGGGAAAGACGATCGTCTGTATTCACCACGATTTGAACACGCTTCGGGAGTACTTTGACCACATCGTTCTGATTAACCGTCACGTGATCGCTCAAGGGCCGATTGCCCAAGCCCTGACGGAAAGGTCGCTGAATCAGACCTATCAGGAAGCGAACTACAATGCTTGA